The nucleotide sequence ACTCCTTCATTTCAACGATGCGCTTGCTCGCACGCGCGGCGAACAACGACGCTTCATTGACTAGGTTAGCCAAGTCAGCACCGGAGAACCCCGGCGTGCCACGGGCGATCACCGCCGGTTTGACGTCATCGCCGACCGGCACCTTGCGCATGTGAACCTTGAGAATTTGCTCACGACCACGGATGTCCGGCAAACCGACCACCACCTGGCGATCGAAGCGGCCCGGACGCAGCAACGCCGGATCCAGCACATCGGGACGGTTGGTGGCCGCGATGACGATGATCCCATCGTTCATCTCAAAGCCGTCCATCTCTACCAGCAACTGGTTAAGGGTCTGCTCGCGCTCGTCATGACCGCCACCCATGCCGGCACCACGATGGCGACCAACGGCATCGATCTCGTCGATAAAAATGATGCACGGCGCATGCTTCTTGGCCTGTTCAAACATGTCACGCACACGGGAGGCGCCGACACCGACGAACATTTCCACGAAGTCCGAGCCGGAAATAGTAAAGAACGGCACCTTCGCTTCGCCTGCAATGGCCTTGGCCAGCAAGGTTTTACCGGTCCCGGGCGGGCCAACCATCAACACACCGCGCGGAATTCGGCCACCCAAACGCTGGAACTTGCCCGGATCCCGAAGAAACTCAACAAGCTCGCCAACTTCTTCCTTGGCCTCGTCACAACCGGCGACGTCAGCCAGGGTGGTCTTTACCTGATCCTCAGAAAGCAGGCGCGCCTTGGACTTGCCAAAGCTCATCGGACCACCTTTACCACCGGCACCGCCCTGCATCTGGCGCATGAAGAACATGAACACCGCGATGATCACCAGAATCGGGAAGCTGGCGACCAGCAATTGCGTCCAGATGCTCTGCTGCTCAGGCTTTTTGCCTTCGACGACCACGTTGTTATTGATCAGATCACCGATCAAGCCGCGATCTTCGATCATCGGCCGCACAGTGGTGAACGGCTTGCCGTCAGTACCGATGCCACTAATGTTGTAACCGTC is from Pseudomonas sp. LS44 and encodes:
- the ftsH gene encoding ATP-dependent zinc metalloprotease FtsH, which encodes MAKNLILWLIIAAVLVTVMNNFSSPSEPQTLNYSQFIEQVKEGGVQRVTVDGYNISGIGTDGKPFTTVRPMIEDRGLIGDLINNNVVVEGKKPEQQSIWTQLLVASFPILVIIAVFMFFMRQMQGGAGGKGGPMSFGKSKARLLSEDQVKTTLADVAGCDEAKEEVGELVEFLRDPGKFQRLGGRIPRGVLMVGPPGTGKTLLAKAIAGEAKVPFFTISGSDFVEMFVGVGASRVRDMFEQAKKHAPCIIFIDEIDAVGRHRGAGMGGGHDEREQTLNQLLVEMDGFEMNDGIIVIAATNRPDVLDPALLRPGRFDRQVVVGLPDIRGREQILKVHMRKVPVGDDVKPAVIARGTPGFSGADLANLVNEASLFAARASKRIVEMKEFELAKDKIMMGAERKSMVMSEKEKLNTAFHEAGHAIVGRLVPEHDPVYKVSIIPRGRALGVTMFLPEEDRYSLSKRALTSQICSLYGGRIAEEMTLGFDGVTTGASNDIMRASQIARNMVTKWGLSEKLGPLMYAEEEGEVFLGRSMGTQHSNISADTAKMIDLEIRSIIDHCYGTAKRLLDENRDKLNAMADALMKYETIDAEQIDDIMSGREPREPRDWQGGDDDAGKPVSRESEIDLSEKPIGGPAAEI